One genomic segment of Helicoverpa zea isolate HzStark_Cry1AcR chromosome 22, ilHelZeax1.1, whole genome shotgun sequence includes these proteins:
- the LOC124641150 gene encoding uncharacterized protein LOC124641150 translates to MLAGKVFVLLLTTIIAKHHHSNKNVLDQRENFFGKVYITTHTIMDNLFESIGLSRNFSKESSTRLLLTMHYDLSNIMDKNFDTFDEIKKAIRFDIIRNYTEDKIKLDSVVTQVLNENDYNVYKKLKGTHNRTKGARNKKKRKIPESEFLAKNNNLTVQDFKESIKYIRNTVAPHKNLKLWNPPLAMNLEISNSSNTRRIYKGVESNISNFPFVASIHIMGDFACAGCVIHRDLIITSASCLQIAYQNDFFHNNLKAIYVRLGSDHTTRGGETIPVKVLHFHPMYDPQYLLHNLALLRLEQRMAWRGQQKRIRRILWDKIGENSMNNSKGVVILGWGATNTDSIVQTHPKLAVDKVDILNNDDCMNAYSEKFVTEYNFCAGFKNKRGGACNGDVGGPAIVGTTLVGVVSFGAPVCGSIAAPTVFTKVSFYAPWIDSILKKENLTFNSNQNTRRGAEGMIMYINISNSEPNYNKRDSNIRFRNDDNYPEEVTQLKNALMDLVRTDTKVVDEVIYGDLYDEFSKLFKSKEQAKDIINVEDQRPVDKKTILRLYNKAVPEESITPITTTSTTTTTYESYNNRNMNSESSSSSENEMMHDNTNEYTDNYEGSSNERGLSIEIPIQPLRLKKTKQVVVENTQTNDESSDNLDEDNNISRDIEKTKTPKDRARPKLGHRSKHIPFSGTYFYKDYSTHPGKSSKSKHHPKEERKTSHKKNAIHYYGKSLATRPYFVDSETYPTPHKSRSSKRHKAKANVHKMLMYISK, encoded by the exons ATGCTGGCTGGTAAagtttttgttcttcttctaaCGACAATTATTGCTAAACATCATCATAGCAATAAAAACGTTTTAGATCAAAGAGAAAACTTCTTCGGTAAAGTTTATATAACCACTCACACAATCAtggataatttatttgaatCCATTGGTCTATCAAGGAATTTTTCAAAAGAATCTAGCACCAGACTGTTGCTAACAATGCATTATGATCTCAGTAACATAATGGATAAAAACTTTGATActtttgatgaaataaaaaaagcaatcaGATTTGATATTATCAGGAACTATACAGAagacaaaattaaattagattCTGTCGTTACTCAAGTTTTAAACGAAAACGATTACAATGTGTACAAAAAATTGAAAGGAACTCATAACCGTACTAAGGGGGCCAGGAACAAGAAAAAGCGGAAGATTCCAGAATCTGAATTTCtcgcaaaaaataataatttaacagtaCAAGATTTTAAGGAATCCATTAAGTATATCAGAAATACAGTTGCACCTCACAAGAACTTGAAACTCTGGA ATCCACCCCTAGCTATGAATTTAGAGATCTCTAACAGCTCAAACACGAGAAGGATCTACAAAGGCGTCGAGTCTAACATCAGCAACTTCCCATTCGTCGCCAGTATCCACATCATGGGCGACTTCGCGTGTGCAGGCTGCGTCATCCACAGAGATCTGATCATCACCTCCGCTTCGTGTTTACAAAT AGCATACCAAAACGATTTCTTCCACAATAATTTGAAAGCGATCTACGTGAGACTCGGCAGTGACCACACCACCCGAGGTGGAGAGACAATCCCGGTCAAAGTCTTACACTTCCACCCTATGTATGATCCGCAATACTTGCTGCATAACCTGGCATTGCTTAGACTAGAGCAGAGGATGGCATGGAGAGGACAGCAGAAAAGGATCAGACGAATATTGTGGGACAAGATTGGAGAAAATTCGATGAATAACAGCAAAGGAGTTGTTATTCTAGGGTGGGGTGCTACTAAT ACAGACTCGATTGTGCAAACGCACCCGAAGCTTGCTGTAGATAAGGTTGACATTCTCAACAATGATGATTGTATGAACGCCTATTCtga GAAATTCGTCACTGAATACAACTTTTGCGCTGGTTTCAAAAATAAGCGCGGAGGAGCTTGCAAT GGAGACGTCGGAGGTCCTGCGATAGTTGGAACAACTCTGGTGGGTGTGGTGAGCTTCGGCGCGCCTGTCTGCGGGAGTATTGCTGCACCAACTGTCTTCACCAAAGTCAGCTTCTACGCGCCTTGGATCGACAGCATCCTG aaaaaagaaaatttaactTTTAACAGCAATCAGAACACTCGCAGAGGAGCCGAAGGTATGATCATGTACATTAATATATCGAACAGTGAGCCCAACTATAACAAACGAGACTCTAATATACGATTCCGTAACGATGACAACTACCCAGAGGAAGTTACACAACTAAAAAACGCACTTATGGATTTAGTTAGAACTGACACTAAGGTCGTCGATGAAGTTATATATGGAGACCTTTATGATGAATTTAGTAAGTTATTCAAGAGTAAAGAACAGGCAAAAGATATCATAAACGTAGAAGATCAAAGACCAGTAGATAAAAAGACAATTTTAAGACTTTATAACAAGGCGGTTCCTGAAGAATCCATAACACCGATAACCACTACTTCTACAACCACAACCACATACGAATCATACAATAACAGAAATATGAATAGCGAATCCTCTAGCAGTTCAGAAAATGAAATGATGCATGATAATACAAATGAATACACAGACAACTACGAAGGGTCTAGTAACGAACGCGGATTAAGTATAGAGATTCCTATACAACCCTTACGTTTAAAAAAGACAAAACAAGTTGTAGTCGAAAATACACAGACGAATGATGAATCTAGTGACAATTTGGACGAAGATAACAATATCTCCAGAGACATAGAGAAAACGAAAACACCTAAAGATAGAGCGAGACCCAAGTTAGGTCATAGGTCGAAACATATTCCCTTCTCTGGGACTTATTTTTACAAAGATTATTCTACTCATCCGGGTAAATCATCTAAATCGAAACATCATcctaaagaagaaagaaaaacatctcACAAAAAAAACGCAATTCATTATTACGGCAAGTCTTTAGCCACAAGGCCTTATTTTGTCGATTCAGAAACATACCCAACGCCTCATAAGAGTCGGAGTTCTAAGAGACATAAAGCTAAGGCAAATGTACATAAAATGTTAatgtacataagtaaataa
- the LOC124641531 gene encoding uncharacterized protein LOC124641531: MKFTTIIVFLISVVVARHNYRTFLKSLLKSKGNLYTKVDNDVQNVMNNLFESLNLTAGFVTRSRIKSLLTMHYDLKSAAEKNYDVHDIMVAAAKPNISESSSANAIRLFEVVEKILDDTFNYSSRFKVHKKLRKRPKHKTSKIANITLTDATNALKNLSKPVFADRKKLRKRKKHKTRKAANITSIETLNALQNISEPVFADSKEFQQFIHDFLRKVDNISENDFVKSSTPKDVEDIVDVPNLELWQPPAVLELDLVNDSDSRRIFKGERTRILSYPFVVSVHLMGTFVCAGSLLTKNLVITAASCLQLLHNNRFYRENPRGLFVRVGSDYSSVGGEKISIMEVFFHDAYDPKTLNHNLVLLRLFKDLNFRKKQKRIKRISYERSTANLASNIEKVIIVGWGSRKRSNKVNPLQKMLVAQLSVYAVNECAEIYSKKFVTHKHFCAGYISTGEGACNKDVGGPGIVGGVLVGVVSFGPTLCGALDSPTVFTKLGYYAPWIDGIIETTTVSVDVRTTLYHLSTVPRPLIYDELVTRNLITPIYSRSRLADKEHGPVLDELKWTDDPNFQDIWYEDFTEDIMGMFNTTTTKLNPMQHPLVNKSLYPVHEINTRKTVSKYVTIPLTTSSTELPLPPQFTEPGPTTIPPSRTPRSTTEGHITDIITGMPDETFEHIDTDEITTALVLPLRGANDSYEDSYTVAENWTEATPHQHKHKKFFATTKHSYYYLYDQ, translated from the exons atgaaatttacAACAATCATCGTCTTTCTGATTTCTGTGGTGGTAGCTAGACATAATTATAGGACATTCCTTAAGAGTTTATTGAAATCTAAGGGTAACTTATACACCAAAGTAGACAACGACGTTCAAAATGTAATGAATAATCTTTTTGAGTCACTCAATTTGACGGCTGGATTTGTCACAAGATCAAGAATCAAATCGTTATTGACAATGCATTATGATTTAAAAAGTGCAGCAGAGAAAAATTACGATGTGCACGATATAATGGTAGCAGCTGCCAAGCCAAATATATCCGAAAGTAGCAGTGCAAACGCAATACGATTATTTGAAgttgtagaaaaaatattagatgATACCTTTAATTATTCTTCTAGATTCAAAGTGCACAAAAAATTACGTAAGCGCCCAAAACATAAAACAAGCAAAATTGCGAACATCACTTTGACAGATGCAACGAACGCTCTAAAAAATCTATCCAAGCCCGTATTTGCCGACAGAAAAAAGCTACGTAAACGCAAGAAACATAAAACAAGAAAAGCAGCAAATATCACTTCTATAGAAACACTGAACGCTCTTCAAAATATATCCGAGCCTGTATTTGCCGACAGCAAAGAGTTTCAACAATTCATTCATGACTTTTTAAGAAAAGTCGATAATATAAGCGAGAATGATTTCGTTAAGTCTTCAACACCAAAAGATGTGGAAGACATTGTTGATGTTCCTAATCTTGAATTGTGGC AACCGCCGGCAGTGCTGGAACTAGATCTCGTAAATGATTCCGATAGCCGGAGGATTTTCAAGGGGGAGAGGACCAGAATATTGAGCTACCCATTCGTCGTGAGCGTCCACCTTATGGGTACCTTTGTATGTGCCGGATCTCTTCTCACTAAGAATCTAGTCATCACCGCAGCTTCTTGCTTGCAATT ACTTCACAACAACAGATTCTATAGAGAGAACCCCCGAGGTCTGTTCGTACGTGTCGGCAGTGACTACTCCTCCGTTGGCGGAGAGAAGATATCCATCATGGAAGTGTTCTTCCACGATGCCTATGATCCAAAAACTTTAAATCACAACCTTGTGCTTCTCCGGTTATTCAAGGATCTCAACTTCCGAAAGAAACAGAAAAGAATCAAGAGGATAAGTTATGAAAGGTCCACCGCAAATCTAGCCTCCAACATTGAGAAAGTTATTATAGTCGGTTGGGGTAGTAGGAAG CGATCCAATAAAGTTAATCCGTTGCAAAAGATGCTGGTGGCACAATTAAGTGTATATGCAGTTAATGAATGTGCTGAGATTTACTCTAA GAAATTCGTCACACACAAGCATTTCTGCGCCGGTTACATATCGACTGGAGAGGGAGCGTGCAAC AAAGACGTGGGCGGGCCAGGAATCGTTGGTGGTGTACTAGTAGGCGTGGTCAGCTTCGGTCCTACTCTCTGCGGGGCCTTGGACTCTCCCACAGTGTTCACCAAACTCGGCTACTACGCCCCGTGGATCGACGGCATTATTGAGACG ACGACTGTAAGTGTCGATGTGCGGACTACGTTGTACCATTTAAGCACAGTACCAAGACCCCTGATTTACGACGAGCTAGTGACAAGAAACCTGATCACTCCGATATATAGTCGGAGCAGACTGGCTGATAAGGAACATGGACCAGTACTCGATGAACTAAAATGGACTGACGACCCCAATTTCCAAGATATATGGTATGAAGATTTTACTGAAGATATAATGGGTATGTTCAATACAACTACAACCAAGTTAAATCCTATGCAACATCCACTGGTGAATAAGAGTTTGTATCCGGTACACGAGATTAACACGCGTAAAACGGTGTCAAAATACGTGACCATTCCCTTGACGACATCGTCCACTGAGTTACCACTTCCACCGCAGTTCACGGAGCCCGGGCCCACCACCATACCACCGTCCCGCACGCCGCGCTCCACCACAGAGGGTCACATTACTGACATAATAACTGGGATGCCAGATGAGACCTTCGAACATATAGACACCGATGAGATTACAACAGCACTTGTGCTTCCGCTAAGAGGTGCCAATGATTCGTATGAGGACAGTTACACTGTGGCAGAGAATTGGACTGAAGCCACTCCTCACCAGCATAAACACAAAAAATTTTTTGCTACCACAAAGCATAGTTATTATTACTTGTATGACCAATAA